In Fusarium oxysporum f. sp. lycopersici 4287 chromosome 4, whole genome shotgun sequence, a genomic segment contains:
- a CDS encoding leucyl-tRNA synthetase, cytoplasmic: MASTDSVPKAMEALNISKTKELKGTEKRDTLVALEKKYQQKWQDDKVFEANAPTTDEVPLHSIPAAELREQQPKFFGCMAYPYMNGTLHAGHSFSVSKVEFAAGVARMQGKRALFPMGFHCTGMPIKACADKLVDEVKMFGQDFSGYKDDEPVVEEKAPVVKQIKEDITKFKATKGKAAAKSVKMKYQFQIMQAIGIPTEEIHKFADPQHWLQHFPPLCREDLTNFGCRIDWRRSFVTTDANPYYDAFVRWQMNRLKELNKIKFGKRYTIYSIKDGQPCMDHDRSEGEGVGPQEYTALKIKVLEWAPKAAEALKGKLPEGANVYKIAATLRPETMYGQTCCFVGPKITYGVFKANDNDFYVMTERAARNMAHQGIFATEGVVEKVADVLGSDMVGTLVDAPLSLHKEGVRVLPMETVLPTKGTGVVTSVPSDSPDDFATVTDLAKKADYYGIQKEWAELEIFPIIDTPSYGDLCAPFLVKKLKIASPKDTKQLEEAKELAYKEGFYQGVLKVGEFKGEKVEVAKPKVRQQMIDAGQAFAYSEPERKVVSRSGDDCIVALMDQWYLDYGEESWKKTALDWVENGLNTYTTETKNSFEGVLNWLNQWACARTYGLGSKLPWDPQFLVESLSDSTVYMAYYTIAHLLHKDIFGKTKGSANVGPEQMVDEVWDYVFCRQELSDEILTNSKIPKETLESMRREFEYFYPLDVRVSGKDLIANHLTFFLYSHLALFSQEYWPQSIRANGHLMLNGEKMSKSTGNFMTLRDLTEKYGADASRIALADAGDGVNDANFEEDVADTNILRLYTLKEWCEDMVRDQDQLRTGELNSFQDALFNNDMNAVIKEAVEQYVNTNYKLALKAGLYELTSARDFYREGRAAAGIKLHRDLALRYIEVQALLLAVVAPHWSEYIWLEVLKNEGTIHNARFPEIKEVDASLSAKRDYVRNTASNVNSAEGLQLKKKAKGKETSFDPKKPKQLTIFVTVKFPAWQAKYIDLLKEMWNVEAKSVNDKELNGKIGKMGEMKKAMPFVQNLKRRLQAGEPASVVLEQKLAFNEKETLLQMVPGLKRTSGLVACHIISVEEGSKKGTNLGDGKEVELSVPAAEHAVPGQPTFHFENVEA, translated from the exons ATGGCTTCTACCGATTCTGTTCCCAAGGCCATGGAGGctctcaacatctccaagaccaaggagctCAAAGGT ACTGAGAAGCGAGACACTCTGGTCGCACTCGAGAAGAAATATCAACAGAAATGGCAGGACGACAAAGTCTTCGAAGCTAATGCACCCACCACGGATGAGGTGCCTCTCCACTCCATTCCCGCCGCCGAACTTCGGGAGCAGCAGCCCAAGTTCTTTGGATGCATGGCCTACCCTTACATGAACGGAACTCTTCACGCTGGTCACTCTTTCTCTGTCAGCAAGGTTGAATTCGCCGCTGGTGTTGCACGCATGCAGGGAAAGCGAGCCCTCTTTCCCATGGGCTTCCACTGCACTGGTATGCCCATCAAGGCTTGTGCCGACAAGCTTGTCGACGAGGTCAAGATGTTTGGCCAGGACTTTTCGGGCTACAAGGATGATGAGCCTGTTGTCGAAGAGAAAGCCCCCGTTGTcaagcagatcaaggaggatatcaccaagttcaaggcTACGAAGGGCAAAGCTGCGGCGAAATCTGTCAAGATGAA GTACCAGTTCCAGATCATGCAAGCTATCGGAATTCCCACTGAGGAAATCCACAAGTTCGCTGACCCTCAACATTGGCTCCAACATTTCCCTCCCCTGTGCAGGGAAGACCTGACCAATTTTGGTTGCCGTATCGACTGGCGTCGATCTTTTGTCACCACTGATGCTAACCCTTACTACGACGCATTTGTTCGATGGCAGATGAACCGTCTCAAGGAGCTGAATAAAATCAAGTTCGGCAAGCGATACACCATCTACTCTATCAAGGATGGTCAGCCCTGTATGGACCACGACCGATCTGAAGGCGAGGGTGTTGGCCCCCAGGAATACACTGCCCTGAAGATCAAGGTTCTCGAATGGGCTCCTAAAGCTGCCGAGGCCCTGAAGGGTAAGCTCCCGGAGGGTGCTAACGTTTACAAGATCGCGGCTACTCTAAGACCCGAAACTATGTATGGCCAAACTTGCTGTTTCGTGGGTCCCAAGATCACCTATGGCGTTTTTAAGGCCAACGACAATGACTTTTATGTCATGACGGAACGTGCCGCACGTAATATGGCACACCAGGGTATCTTTGCTACCGAGGGTGTCGTCGAGAAGGTTGCTGATGTCCTTGGTTCTGACATGGTCGGCACTCTTGTTGATGCTCCCCTCTCATTGCACAAAGAGGGAGTACGTGTCTTGCCTATGGAGACTGTTCTCCCTACAAAGGGTACTGGAGTTGTCACCTCCGTGCCATCTGACAGTCCTGATGACTTTGCTACTGTGACCGacctggccaagaaggctgatTATTATGGGATTCAGAAGGAGTGGGCTGAGCTTGAGATCTTCCCCATTATCGATACACCTAGTTATGGCGACCTCTGCGCTCCTTTcctggtcaagaagctcaaaatCGCTTCTCCTAAAGACACAAAGCAGCtcgaggaggccaaggagctGGCGTACAAGGAAGGCTTCTACCAGGGTGTTCTGAAGGTGGGCGAGTTCAAGGGCGAGAAGGTCGAGGTCGCTAAGCCTAAGGTCCGACAACAAATGATCGACGCCGGTCAAGCCTTTGCCTACTCTGAGCCTGAGCGCAAGGTTGTCAGTCGATCAGGCGATGACTGTATCGTTGCTCTTATGGACCAATGGTACTTGGACTACGGCGAAGAGTCATGGAAGAAGACTGCACTTGACTGGGTTGAGAATGGCCTAAACACTTACACAACTGAGACCAAGAACAGTTTCGAGGGTGTCCTGAACTGGCTGAACCAGTGGGCTTGTGCTCGAACCTATGGTCTCGGCTCCAAGCTCCCTTGGGATCCTCAATTCTTGGTAGAGAGTCTGAGTGACTCGACTGTTTACATGGCCTACTATACCATCGCCCACCTTCTACATAAGGACATCTTCGGAAAGACAAAGGGAAGTGCCAATGTTGGACCGGAGCAAATGGTTGACGAAGTCTGGGACTACGTCTTTTGCCGCCAGGAGCTCAGTGACGAGATACTCACAAATAGCAAGATCCCCAAGGAGACCCTGGAGAGCATGCGCCGCGAGTTCGAGTACTTCTATCCTCTTGACGTGCGAGTCTCGGGCAAG GACTTAATTGCGAATCATCTCACATTTTTCTTATATTCCC ATTTGGCCCTATTCTCTCAAGAGTACTGGCCTCAAAGTATCCGCGCGAACGGTCATCTAATGCTCAATGGCGAGAAGATGAGCAAGAGTACCGGTAACTTCATGACTCTCCGAGACTTGACAGAGAAATACGGTGCGGACGCTTCTCGTATTGCTCTTGCGGATGCTGGCGATGGAGTCAATGATGCCAATtttgaggaggatgttgcCGATACCAACATTCTCCGATTATATACTCTCAAGGAGTGGTGCGAGGATATGGTTCGAGACCAGGATCAACTTCGAACTGGTGAGTTGAATTCGTTCCAGGATGCCTTGTTCAACAACGACATGAACGCGGTTATCAAggaggctgttgagcagtatgtcaacaccaactaCAAGCTGGCCTTAAAGGCTGGTCTATATGAGTTGACGAGCGCTCGCGATTTCTATCGAGAAGGCCGCGCAGCAGCCGGCATAAAACTGCACCGCGATCTTGCCCTCCGGTATATCGAGGTACAGGCTCTGCTGCTGGCGGTCGTTGCTCCCCACTGGTCTGAGTACATTTGGCTTGAGGTGCTGAAGAATGAGGGCACTATTCATAATGCTCGATTCCCCGAGATTAAGGAGGTCGATGCTTCCCTGTCGGCGAAGCGTGACTATGTACGAAACACTGCTTCCAACGTCAACTCGGCGGAGGGTCTGcaactgaagaagaaggccaagggcaaggagaCATCGTTCGACCCCAAGAAGCCTAAGCAACTCACAATCTTTGTCACGGTCAAATTTCCAGCTTGGCAAGCGAAGTACATTGATCTCTTGAAGGAGATGTGGAACGTGGAGGCTAAGTCAGTCAACGATAAGGAGCTCAATGGCAAGATTGGCAAGATGGGAGAAATGAAGAAGGCCATGCCATTTGTGCAGAACCTCAAGAGACGACTTCAGGCCGGTGAGCCAGCGAGCGTGGTCCTGGAGCAAAAGCTGGCATTCAACGAAAAGGAGACTCTCCTGCAGATGGTTCCTGGATTGAAGCGAACTAGCGGCCTGGTTGCTTGCCACATCATCTCAGTCGAAGAGGGCAGCAAGAAGGGAACCAACCTCGGAGATGGAAAGGAGGTGGAGCTTTCAGTACCTGCAGCCGAGCATGCAGTCCCTGGACAGCCAACATTCCATTTTGAAAATGTTGAGGCTTGA
- a CDS encoding diphthamide biosynthesis protein 3: MSDDEGLSIYDEVEIEDMTFDEAMGVYQFPCPCGDKFQITLEDLLDEQDIAVCPSCSLMIRVIFDLDDLPKPPTSGTSGGQVPIAA, encoded by the exons ATGTCCGATGACGAGGGTCTTTCAATCTACGACGAGGTCGAGATCGAGGATATGACTTTTGATGAGGCTATGGGCGTTTACCAGTTCCCATGTCCTTGTGGCGACAAGTTTCAAATCACACTCGAGGATTTGCTGGACGAGCAGGATATTGCCGTGTGCCCTAGTTGCAGTCTCATGATTCGGGTTATTTTTGACCTG GATGACCTACCGAAACCTCCCACTTCAGGCACCTCGGGCGGACAGGTTCCTATAGCCGCTTGA
- a CDS encoding ATP-binding cassette, subfamily D (ALD), member 2 — translation MASQSKLALPGDRTLRGIISQLTTLYVSNRTRISRAVWITLFAALANRIRLAISEQKAASAREAAQRAARRGTTSSGSEETPRKKVELNREFFRSLLRLLKIVVPGWRSKESRLLMSHSFFLVLRTLISLRVAEMDGAIVKALVKGNGKEFLKRIVWWMLIAVPATFTNSMLSYHQAELSLKYRSRLTQHIHDKYLSNLTFYGISALDDRIKNPDQLIAVDVSKFSNSLAELYSNLAKPLLDMTIYTWSLSKSVGGEGVVFMSLLVQLSANVMRALTPPFGKYVADEARLEGEFRFQHSRLIDYSEEVALYGGHNAEKDTLDKGYFTLIKHVNYILRRRFYHGFMEDFVIKYFWGALGLMLCSVPVFVKMPGHIAMNMGDRTEAFVTNRRMLLSASDAFGRIMFSYREVMELAGYTSRVATLLDVMDDVQAGHFEKKLVSSSGVEGNEAVLKGRGTVHESNDITFIDVPIISPNGDVLIKALSFTLKHGDHLLVVGPNGCGKSSLFRILGGLWPVYGGTVYKPPFHAIFYIPQRPYLSRGSLRQQIIYPDSLRQMRARGVTDVDLLEYLKILGLEHLPELYEEGWDAEAEWRDVLSGGLQQRVAMARLFYHRPKYAILDECTSSVTLETEKAMYDTAKALGVTLMTVSHRRSLWKYHSHILQFDGQGNYVFTKLDADRRLKLEDEKEELEVRLRQVPELERRIAELTAA, via the exons ATGGCATCGCAATCGAAGCTCGCCTTGCCAGGCGATCGCACCCTCCGGGGTATCATCTCGCAACTCACAACCCTCTACGTTTCCAATCGCACACGTATCTCACGCGCTGTATGGATAACACTGTTCGCTGCCCTCGCTAATCGAATTCGCCTTGCCATCTCCGAGCAAAAGGCAGCCTCCGCCCGTGAAGCTGCCCAGCGCGCAGCCCGTCGTGGTACCACATCCAGTGGAAGCGAGGAAACACCCCGAAAGAAAGTCGAGCTGAATCGCGAGTTCTTTCGGTCATTGCTTCGGCTACTCAAGATTGTTGTTCCAGGATGGCGCAGCAAAGAGTCGAGGTTACTGATGAGccacagcttcttcttggttcTCAGGACTTTAATTAGTCTACGCGTCGCCGAGATGGATGGTGCTATTGTAAAGGCTCTCGTGAAAGGAAACGGAAAGGAATTCTTGAAGCGCATAGTATGGTGGATGCTCATCGCGGTCCCTGCGACCTTTACCAACTCCATG CTATCGTATCACCAAGCTGAACTGTCGCTTAAATACCGATCACGGCTTACGCAGCATATACATGACAAATACTTATCCAATCTAACTTTTTACGGTATCTCGGCTTTGGATGACAGAATAAAGAATCCAGATCAACTGATTGCGGTCGATGTATCAAAGTTCTCCAATAGTCTGGCTGAATTATACAGTAATTTAGCCAAACCTCTACTCGATATG ACAATATATACCTGGTCTTTGTCGAAGAGCGTTGGCGGTGAAGGCGTTGTCTTCATGTCACTCCTTGTCCAATTATCAGCCAACGTGATGAGAGCACTAACTCCGCCGTTTGGGAAATATGTTGCAGACGAAGCAAGGTTGGAGGGCGAATTCCGCTTCCAGCACTCGCGCCTTATCGATTATAGCGAAGAAGTCGCTTTATACGGCGGCCACAACGCTGAAAAGGACACGTTAGACAAGGGCTACTTTACTCTTATCAAGCACGTCAACTACATCCTCCGTCGACGCTTTTACCACGGATTCATGGAGGATTTtgttattaaatatttttgGGGCGCACTTGGTCTGATGCTCTGCAGTGTTCCCGTCTTCGTCAAGATGCCTGGCCATATCGCGATGAACATGGGCGATCGAACAGAAGCCTTTGTCACCAACAGACGGATGCTTCTCTCTGCATCCGACGCATTTGGCCGTATCATGTTTTCATACAGAGAGGTTATGGAACTGGCGGGCTACACATCTCGTGTTGCTACTCTACTGGATGTGATGGATGATGTCCAGGCTGGTCActtcgagaagaagctcgtGTCCTCTTCGGGCGTCGAAGGTAACGAGGCTGTTCTCAAGGGGCGTGGAACTGTCCACGAGAGTAACGACATCACCTTTATTGATGT GCCCATTATCTCACCTAACGGTGACGTACTCATCAAAGCTTTGTCTTTCACTCTCAAACACGGAGACCActtgcttgttgttggaccCAACGGCTGCGGCAAATCGTCTCTTTTCCGCATTCTCGGTGGTCTCTGGCCTGTTTATGGAGGCACAGTCTACAAGCCCCCCTTCCACGCCATTTTCTACATCCCCCAACGGCCTTACCTTTCCCGAGGCTCCCTTCGCCAACAAATAATTTACCCGGATTCTCTTCGCCAGATGCGTGCTCGTGGTGTCACGGACGTAGACCTTCTCGAGTatctcaagatccttggtcttgagcaCCTACCCGAATTATACGAGGAAGGTTGGGACGCTGAGGCTGAGTGGCGCGATGTTCTTTCTGGTGGTCTCCAGCAGCGTGTTGCCATGGCTCGGCTCTTCTACCATCGCCCTAAGTACGCTATCCTTGACGAGTGTACCAGCAGCGTTACCCTCGAGACAGAGAAGGCCATGTATGACACGGCAAAGGCTCTAGGCGTCACTCTCATGACTGTCAGTCACCGTCGAAGTTTGTGGAAGTATCACTCTCACATCCTTCAGTTCGATGGCCAGGGCAACTATGTTTTTACCAAGCTTGATGCCGATCGACGTCTCAAacttgaggatgagaaggaagagcttgaggttCGGTTGCGCCAGGTCCCCGAATTGGAGCGCCGCATCGCCGAGTTGACGGCTGCTTAG